The Bacteroidales bacterium genome contains the following window.
GTTGCTAATATGCGAGGATCGTTTTCAAACCTACGTCCAAGCTGCGAATAAGTATAATCCATAAGCGAATATATACCTTTTCTGCCGCTTTTCCATATATTATGAACATCTACAGGATGAATTTCAACATGAATTTCTTCTCCATGATTACGATTCAAATATAATATACTGGGAGTTTTTGCCTGACCAACAATAGAAATCATATTAATACCTAAATTATCAAATACGAGTCCAGCACCTCCCATTGACGAAACATAAAAGCCTGCCCAAGCCGGCGAAAAGCCAGTAAAAATCAAACGATTGGAACCAGGCAAAATAGAACCAGCTAAAACACCCGTGCCTATGGTTAAAGCATTTTGAGATGAAGCTAAATGAAAACCAACATCTACAGGACCAAAATATTTTCCAATGGGAAAACGAGTCATTTTATAATAACCTGTGGAGGCATCAATCATTAAAACACGTATCAAACTTTCCATATTTATTCTCTTAATTCAATATGCAAAAGTAATGATTTTAAAAATACAATGTTTTTATTTAACAAAAACAATTTGTTTGAATGTTAAACTTTTGCTTTTACCTTTGCACCTAAATTATATTTTATATGGAACAACTAATAGTTGAAATAAAAAATGCGCTTAAAGATTTATTTCAAATTGAAGCTGGCAATGAAATACAAATACAACGTACTCGTAAAGAATTTAAAGGCGATTATTCCATCAATGTTTTTCCTTGGGTTAAACAAATTAGAAAATCACCCGACGAAATTGCACGTTTAATTGGCAATTATTTAAAACAAAATAATTCTAATGTTGAATCGTACGAAGTTATTAAAGGTTTTTTAAATATTACCCTAACTCATAATGCTCTTATCAATAGTTTTATTTCGATAAACAAACCAAAATCATCATGTTCTGCACCAGAAAAAATTTTAATAGAGTTTAGTTCACCCAATACAAATAAACCCTTACATTTAGGGCATATCCGAAACAATTTATTAGGAGATAGTATTTCTAAGATATTGTCAAGTAAACCCAATAACCAAGTTATTAAAGTAAATCTTGTTAACGACCGCGGAATACATATATGTAAATCGATGCTAGCATGGAAAAAATGGGGAAATAATATAACTCCTTCAATAGCCGGCAAAAAAGGCGATAAACTCGTTGGCGATTTTTACGTTTTGTTCGATAAAGAATACAAAAAACAAGTAAAAGAGCTTATTGAACAAGGATTTGGTATTGAAGAAGCTGAAAAAAAAGCTCCTCTTATAATTGAAGCACAAGAAATGCTACAAAAATGGGAACACGGCGATAAGGAAACCCATCAATTATGGGAAAAAATGAACAAATGGGTTTACGAAGGCTTTGAAGATACCTATGCAAAATTGGGAATTCAATTTGATAAAATTTATTACGAATCAGAAACGTACCAATTGGGTAAAAAATATGTATTAGAAGGATTAGAAAAAGGCTTATTTTATAAAAAAGACGATGGATCTGTATGGGTTGATTTAACCACCAATGGATTAGATGAAAAACTCTTACTAAGAGCCGATGGAACATCGGTATATATCACTCAAGATATTGGAACCGCTATACTACGATATAACGAATATATGCCCGACAAAATGATTTATGTAGTTGGAAACGAACAAATTTATCATTTTCAAGTACTTAAATTAGTTTTGGAAAAATTAGGCTTCGATTGGGCTGATAAAATTTATCATTTATCGTATGGTATGGTTGAACTACCCGAGGGTAAAATGAAATCGCGAGAAGGCACCGTAGTCGATGCCGACGATTTAATTGAAGAACTTAACAAAGAAGCCCAAAAAATATCGAACGAATTAGGTAAATTAAAAGATGAAGACCCTAATTATATTGAAAAAGCCACTCAAACCATTGCATTAGCTGCTCTCAAATATTATATACTTAAAGTCGATCCCGAAAAAAACATGCTTTTTAACCCTAAAGAATCGATTGATTTTGATGGTAATACAGGTCCTTTTATTCTTTATACCTATACACGCATACAATCCCTAATAAGAAAAGCTAAAGAATTAAATATAGATGTCAATACTCCATTATTATGCAATTTGAACGATAAAGAAAAAGAAATAATAAAAATGTGCCTCGAAAGTCACCATATACTTGACGAAGCAATTGAAAAATACAGCCCCGCCCGAATAGCCAATTATGTTTATGCACTTTGCAAAGAATATAATCAATTTTATCAACAATGTCCTATACTTAAAGAAGAAAATACACAAACTCGTAACATGCGACTTATTATATCAGATAAAGTAGCTGAAATAATTAAATACTTACTTTCTATTTTAGGAATTAACGTTATTGACAAAATGTAAATTTTGTTGTAAGTTTGTAAAAATCTTTAATCAAAATAAGCTATGAAATAGCCATGAGAATAAATTCACAGCAACCGAAAATGAAATTATCACTCACAAATAAGCCTTGCTCTTTATTCGAATGGCGTATTCCATGTGACCTTAATTTAAAAATTAAAAAATAATTACACATGAAAAAAATCAGTTTTTTATTATTGGCCTTAATAAGCCTTTCGGCTTGTAAAAAAGATTCAAAAATTAACGATATAATAAACCCTACGGCTTCATTTAGCTGTAAAATAAACAATGTATCGTGGACAGCTATTACTCGAGTTACCAGAAAACAAGGAAATACATTTATCATAAGCGGCACTGGTTCATTAGGCAACGATGTACTCAATATTACTACTTTTGGTACAACTGCACAAACTTATCATCTCGATCCTATCAACGGACAAACCCAATTTTCTGCTACTTTCACCATGGATACTAATACAAACGATAGTTTATATCAAGCCGTAAATGGTACCGTAACACTCACATCAGTTGATACAGTTAATAAAAAAATTAGCGGAACATTTAGTTTCCGTTCCAGTAAAGTTATTAACCCACTTTTGTTAAAAGAAGTAACGAACGGAAGCTTCA
Protein-coding sequences here:
- a CDS encoding arginine--tRNA ligase, translated to MFYMEQLIVEIKNALKDLFQIEAGNEIQIQRTRKEFKGDYSINVFPWVKQIRKSPDEIARLIGNYLKQNNSNVESYEVIKGFLNITLTHNALINSFISINKPKSSCSAPEKILIEFSSPNTNKPLHLGHIRNNLLGDSISKILSSKPNNQVIKVNLVNDRGIHICKSMLAWKKWGNNITPSIAGKKGDKLVGDFYVLFDKEYKKQVKELIEQGFGIEEAEKKAPLIIEAQEMLQKWEHGDKETHQLWEKMNKWVYEGFEDTYAKLGIQFDKIYYESETYQLGKKYVLEGLEKGLFYKKDDGSVWVDLTTNGLDEKLLLRADGTSVYITQDIGTAILRYNEYMPDKMIYVVGNEQIYHFQVLKLVLEKLGFDWADKIYHLSYGMVELPEGKMKSREGTVVDADDLIEELNKEAQKISNELGKLKDEDPNYIEKATQTIALAALKYYILKVDPEKNMLFNPKESIDFDGNTGPFILYTYTRIQSLIRKAKELNIDVNTPLLCNLNDKEKEIIKMCLESHHILDEAIEKYSPARIANYVYALCKEYNQFYQQCPILKEENTQTRNMRLIISDKVAEIIKYLLSILGINVIDKM